The genome window ATCGGCAGCGAAGACGAAAATGCACCGATCGCGAGAGACCGGATCCTCCCGACGCTGGATGGCGGCGAGACGCACCGCGATCTCCTCGAGGCGCCCGAGACTTCCCTGAGGCTTCGTCAGCTGGAGCTGCCGCTCCCTGGCCCGGTCGGCGTAGACCTCGCTCACAGGCTCGATCGCTACCATGCGCGCGACCAGTTTGGCCCCTCGCCCTCCCGGAGCCGGGAGTCGACGCCCGCGTCCTTCTCGATAAGACGGCCGAAGAGCCAGAGCAAATCCGAAAGGCGGTTCACATAGGCGAGCACGCTCTCGTCGACTTTCCCACGCGACTCGCGCAGGTGCACGAGTACCCGCTCGGCACGGCGACACACGGTTCGTGCGACGTCGTAGGCTGCCGAAGCGGTGTTCTCGCCGGGAAGAGCCCAGTCTCCAATGATGCCCTCGATGTTCTCGATTTCCTCGACCTGTTTCGTGAGTCGGTCGACCGTCTCGGCTGGGAGCCCCTTCTCGAGCGACGCGCTCACGTGGAAGAGCTCTTTCTGGATGAACTTCGTCGTCTCACGGACCCGCTCGTTCGGGCAAATCGAGCGTGCGAACCCCATGACCGAGCCGAGCTCATCGAGCGCACCATAGGCCTCGATACGAGAATCCGCCTTCGATACCCGACCACCGCCTACGAGGGCCGTCTCCCCTTTGTCCCCTCTCTTCGTGGAAATACTCATCGTGCTTCTCCCGATTACATTGCTGCGTAGCGCCTCCTTCGGCCCAGCAGCAACAAGAACAACGGTCCACCCAAGAGCGCCGTGAGCGCCCCTACGGGAAGCTCGCTCGCTCCCAGTATCGTGCGCGCCAGTGTGTCGGCCAGCACCAGAAACGCGGCTCCCAAGAGCATCGAGCACGGCAACACCGTTCGCAAGTCCTCTCCAAAGAGGAGTCTCACCGCGTGCGGCACGATGAGCCCCACGAAGCCGATCGGCCCGGCCACCGCCACCGCCACTCCCACGATCAGGGACGAGGCCATGTAAACGAGCTTCTCGGTGCGTGCGACGTTGACTCCGAGCGCGGCGGCGGACTCCTCGTCGACGGCAATCAGATGAAGGTC of Vicinamibacteria bacterium contains these proteins:
- a CDS encoding iron ABC transporter permease — encoded protein: VLMIQFVTDYTRALQILRWMVGSLDVVGMDLIWRMLVFVVPGLLVLLATTRDLHLIAVDEESAAALGVNVARTEKLVYMASSLIVGVAVAVAGPIGFVGLIVPHAVRLLFGEDLRTVLPCSMLLGAAFLVLADTLARTILGASELPVGALTALLGGPLFLLLLGRRRRYAAM
- a CDS encoding cob(I)yrinic acid a,c-diamide adenosyltransferase — translated: MSISTKRGDKGETALVGGGRVSKADSRIEAYGALDELGSVMGFARSICPNERVRETTKFIQKELFHVSASLEKGLPAETVDRLTKQVEEIENIEGIIGDWALPGENTASAAYDVARTVCRRAERVLVHLRESRGKVDESVLAYVNRLSDLLWLFGRLIEKDAGVDSRLREGEGPNWSRAW